In Erigeron canadensis isolate Cc75 chromosome 6, C_canadensis_v1, whole genome shotgun sequence, the following are encoded in one genomic region:
- the LOC122603415 gene encoding mitogen-activated protein kinase kinase 3 produces the protein MAGLEELKKKLVPLFDAEKGFSSGSTLDPSDSYMLSDGGTVNLLSRSYGVYNFNELGLQKCTSRSVKDVDDSERTYQCASHEMRIFGAIGSGASSVVQRAIHIPTHRIIALKKINIFEKEKRQQLLTEIRTLCEAPCYQGLVEFYGAFYTPDSGQISIALEYMDGGSLADVIKRQKCIPEAVLSLMVQKLLQGLSYLHGSRYLVHRDIKPANLLVNLKGEPKITDFGISAGLENSMAMCATFVGTVTYMSPERIRNESYSYPADIWSLGLALFECGTGEFPYTANEGPVNLMLQILDDPSPSPPKDTFSPEFCSFIDACLQKDAEARPTAEQLLSHPFITKYEDATVDLAAFVRSIFDPTQRMKDLADMLAVHYYLLFDGSDELWQYAESFYNEDSTFSFSGKESVGPKDIFTTLSNIRCTLAGEWPSEKLVHVVEKLQCRAHGKDGVAIRVSGSFIVGNQFLICGDGIQAEDVPDFKDLNIDIPSKRMGTFQEQFIMEAGNVIGRYSIAKQELYIIQ, from the exons ATGGCAGGACTAGAGGAATTGAAAAAGAAACTGGTACCACTTTTCGATGCAGAGAAGGGCTTTTCTTCAGGATCAACATTGGATCCTTCTGATTCTTATATG CTGTCAGATGGCGGGACTGTTAATTTGCTTAGTCGATCCTATGGAGTATACAACTTTAATGAGCTTGGATTGCAAAAGTGCACATCTAGATCGGTGAAGGATGTGGACGACTCAGAAAGGACTTATCAGTGTGCTTCACATGAAATGAGGATATTTGGAGCGATAGGTAGCGGTGCAAGCAGTGTAGTTCAAAGAGCAATTCATATTCCTACCCATAGAATTATTGCATTAAAGAAGATAAACATCTTTGAAAAG GAGAAAAGGCAACAGCTTCTTACTGAGATAAGAACGTTGTGTGAGGCACCTTGTTATCAAGGTCTGGTGGAATTTTATGGAGCGTTTTACACTCCTGATTCAGGGCAAATAAGCATTGCTCTAGAGTATATGGATGGGGGGTCACTAGCTGATGTAATAAAACGACAGAAATGTATACCCGAAGCAGTCCTTTCTTTGATGGTTCAAAAACTGTTGCAA GGACTAAGCTACTTGCATGGAAGTAGATACTTGGTCCACAGAGACATAAAGCCTGCAAATTTGCTAGTAAATCTCAAGGGAGAACCAAAAATAACGGATTTCGGGATAAGTGCTGGTTTAGAGAACTCTATGGCAATG TGTGCTACGTTTGTTGGAACTGTAACATACATGTCACCTGAACGAATCCGAAATGAAAGTTACTCATATCCGGCTGATATTTGGAGCCTTGGTCTTGCTCTTTTTGAGTGTGGTACGGGTGAATTTCCATATACAGCAAATGAAGGACCTGTAAATCTTATGTTACAG ATCCTAGATGACCCATCTCCATCACCACCAAAAGACACTTTTTCTCCAGAGTTCTGCTCATTCATTGATGCTTGTCTACAGAAAGATGCTGAGGCAAGACCAACAGCAGAGCAG CTTCTTTCGCATCCATTTATCACAAAGTATGAGGATGCCACAGTGGACTTGGCGGCATTTGTTCGTAGCATTTTTGATCCAACCCAAAGAATGAAAGATTTGGCAGAT ATGCTAGCTGTACATTACTATTTACTATTTGATGGGTCCGATGAACTTTGGCAGTATGCGGAGAGCTTCTATAATGAAGACTCAACTTTCAG CTTCTCAGGGAAAGAATCTGTTGGGCCTAAGGATATTTTCACAACTCTATCGAACATTCGGTGTACATTAGCTGGTGAATGGCCTTCTGAAAAGCTTGTGCACGTTGTTGAGAAGCTTCAATGCAGAGCTCATGGCAAAGATGGAGTTGCAATCCGTGTGTCGGGATCATTCATTGTCGGAAACCAGTTCCTTATATGTGGAGACGGTATACAGGCAGAAGATGTACCTGATTTTAAAGATCTTAATATCGACATACCTAGTAAACGAATGGGAACGTTTCAAGAGCAATTTATAATGGAAGCTGGGAATGTCATTGGCCGTTACTCCATTGCCAAACAAGAGCTTTACATCATACAATAG
- the LOC122604759 gene encoding oleosin Ara h 10.0102-like translates to MASHISHDRDRDRQQSHQVQVHTIGSQPHGRFDIHGGDKSRFDYQQGGQGPSKSKILAVVALLPIGGALLGLAGITLAGTMIGVAIATPLFILFSPVLVPAILAIGLAVAGFLTSGTFGLTGLSSLSYLVNYLRQLTGSVPEEVDAAKRRLQDLVEYTGQKTKDVGQTIQDKAHDIGSEGQVHGGAKEGRGTRST, encoded by the coding sequence ATGGCCAGTCACATCTCTCACGATCGTGACCGTGATCGTCAACAGTCACACCAAGTCCAAGTCCACACCATCGGTAGCCAACCACATGGACGGTTCGACATCCACGGTGGAGATAAGTCACGCTTTGACTACCAACAAGGTGGTCAAGGACCATCAAAGAGCAAAATCTTGGCTGTTGTGGCTTTACTTCCTATTGGTGGGGCCTTACTTGGTCTAGCCGGGATTACCTTAGCTGGGACCATGATAGGGGTTGCTATAGCAACCCCACTTTTTATTCTGTTCAGCCCGGTACTTGTCCCGGCTATCCTAGCCATTGGATTAGCAGTGGCTGGGTTTTTAACATCCGGGACATTCGGGTTGACTGGTTTGAGTTCATTATCTTACCTGGTCAACTATCTTAGACAGTTGACCGGGTCAGTGCCAGAGGAAGTCGATGCCGCTAAAAGGCGGCTTCAAGATCTTGTGGAGTACACTGGACAAAAGACTAAGGATGTTGGTCAGACCATTCAGGACAAGGCTCATGACATCGGATCCGAGGGTCAGGTTCATGGTGGTGCAAAAGAAGGACGTGGTACAAGGAGTACTTAA